In the genome of Kitasatospora cineracea, one region contains:
- a CDS encoding DUF7455 domain-containing protein, with product MTTVLTPASPLTAADRCDRCGAQAYLRVVLSSGGELLFCAHHGRKFEPELKKIAVEIHDESDRLSGTPATAEEGEH from the coding sequence GTGACTACTGTTCTGACCCCTGCGAGCCCGCTCACCGCGGCAGACCGCTGCGACCGTTGCGGCGCTCAGGCTTACCTGCGCGTCGTCCTCTCCAGTGGCGGAGAGCTGCTGTTCTGCGCCCACCACGGGCGCAAGTTCGAGCCCGAACTCAAGAAGATCGCCGTGGAGATACACGACGAGAGCGACCGCCTCTCCGGCACGCCGGCGACGGCCGAGGAGGGGGAGCACTGA
- a CDS encoding S1 family peptidase — protein sequence MPILDTFAPRLRRRAVALVALAALPAPLVALGAAGPAVAQRRIIGGTGASTGDHPWMVALASRQQFGSARSGQFCGGALISPTKVVTAAHCFYDETTARPTDRPGLRVIVGRDDLRGTAGREVAVRGVWIDPGYSFTANTRDVAVLTLAEPQDGRPVLEMVNPGETEPYAAGTPATVFGWGDTRGNGSYSNTLRQVTVPVISDEACGHAYPGGSDSAYDARSMVCAGEAQGGKDACQGDSGGPLLVGGRLAGLVSWGAGCAEADHPGVYTRIAAVSEAVHNVL from the coding sequence GTGCCCATCCTGGACACGTTCGCGCCTCGGCTCCGCCGCCGGGCGGTCGCGCTCGTCGCCCTGGCCGCCCTGCCCGCCCCGCTGGTCGCGCTGGGTGCGGCCGGGCCGGCCGTCGCGCAGCGGCGGATCATCGGCGGTACCGGTGCCAGCACCGGGGACCACCCGTGGATGGTGGCGCTGGCCAGCCGGCAGCAGTTCGGCTCGGCCCGCTCCGGGCAGTTCTGCGGCGGGGCGCTGATCAGCCCGACCAAGGTGGTCACGGCGGCGCACTGCTTCTACGACGAGACCACCGCCCGCCCCACCGACCGGCCCGGGCTGCGGGTGATCGTCGGCCGGGACGACCTGCGGGGCACCGCGGGGCGGGAGGTGGCGGTGCGCGGGGTGTGGATCGACCCGGGCTACAGCTTCACCGCGAACACCCGGGACGTGGCGGTGCTCACCCTGGCCGAGCCGCAGGACGGGCGGCCGGTGCTGGAGATGGTGAACCCGGGCGAGACCGAGCCGTACGCGGCGGGCACCCCGGCCACCGTGTTCGGCTGGGGCGACACCCGGGGCAACGGCAGCTACTCGAACACGCTGCGCCAGGTCACCGTGCCGGTCATCTCGGACGAGGCCTGCGGCCACGCCTACCCGGGCGGCTCGGACAGCGCGTACGACGCCCGCAGCATGGTGTGCGCGGGGGAGGCGCAGGGCGGCAAGGACGCCTGCCAGGGCGACAGCGGCGGGCCGCTGCTGGTGGGCGGGCGGCTGGCCGGACTGGTCTCCTGGGGCGCGGGCTGCGCGGAGGCCGACCACCCCGGGGTGTACACCCGGATCGCGGCGGTCTCGGAGGCCGTGCACAACGTGCTGTGA
- a CDS encoding FadR/GntR family transcriptional regulator has translation MSTLAHPTVTAARQAESISASELDRFPYADRPTPPAPRWEGAESDLARVGRKTTSSRGRGLHGQLVQQLGQMIVSGDLGADRPLVPEEIGQRFEVSRTVVRESLRVLEAKGLVSARPNVGTRVRPVSDWNLLDPDIIEWRAFGPQRDEQRRELFELRWAIEPLAARLAAGHGREDVQHRLVELTEIMGQAGGQGDLVSYSRADAELHGLVLQMAANRMLEHLSGIVAGALQVSGGSGTTCERPSDSAVSLHARLVDALGTGDGTAAEAAVRALLTVHPDVEHAVPAPREH, from the coding sequence GTGAGTACCCTTGCGCACCCCACCGTGACCGCCGCTCGCCAGGCCGAGTCGATCTCCGCCTCCGAGTTGGACCGCTTCCCGTACGCCGACCGCCCGACCCCGCCCGCACCCCGTTGGGAGGGGGCGGAGAGCGACCTCGCCCGGGTCGGTCGGAAGACCACCAGCAGCCGCGGCCGCGGCCTGCACGGCCAGCTGGTCCAGCAGCTCGGCCAGATGATCGTCTCCGGCGACCTGGGCGCCGACCGCCCGCTGGTGCCGGAGGAGATCGGCCAGCGCTTCGAGGTCTCCCGCACCGTGGTGCGCGAGTCGCTCCGGGTGCTGGAGGCCAAGGGCCTGGTCTCGGCCCGGCCGAACGTCGGCACCCGGGTCCGCCCGGTGAGCGACTGGAACCTGCTGGACCCCGACATCATCGAGTGGCGCGCCTTCGGCCCGCAGCGCGACGAGCAGCGCCGCGAGCTGTTCGAGCTGCGCTGGGCGATCGAGCCGCTGGCCGCGCGCCTGGCGGCCGGCCACGGCCGGGAGGACGTCCAGCACCGGCTGGTCGAGCTGACCGAGATCATGGGCCAGGCCGGCGGCCAGGGCGACCTGGTCAGCTACTCCCGGGCCGACGCCGAGCTGCACGGCCTGGTGCTGCAGATGGCCGCGAACCGGATGCTGGAGCACCTGTCCGGCATCGTGGCCGGCGCGCTCCAGGTCTCCGGCGGCTCCGGCACCACCTGCGAGCGCCCGTCCGACTCGGCGGTCAGCCTGCACGCCCGGCTGGTGGACGCGCTCGGCACCGGCGACGGCACCGCCGCCGAGGCCGCCGTCCGCGCGCTGCTCACCGTCCACCCGGACGTCGAGCACGCCGTCCCCGCGCCGCGCGAGCACTGA
- a CDS encoding ATP-binding cassette domain-containing protein: MIQITGLTKAYQRGRPPAVLDLTFDARPGMVTALLGDEGAGKSTALRLMVELERGHGLTLFDGRTYRRIRRPEREIGVLLAAGRPEAGHPGQRARAHLRMLAGAIGVPARRADDLLEQTRLAAVADHRIGTFSPGMHRRLALAAALLGTPSTLLLDAPTEGLSPSNEEWFGAFLRSFALSGGTVLTTTRSPAEAAALADRVVTLDAGRLAADQPVVEFRRTRLHPEVLVRGPQMARLADLLVAQGGQVRRDGGAGLAVSGIDRTEVGELAYRNGILLHELADRVAERPVSYPAALPGSSGRSGQVSIRTPRQNPQPQTQSQSGRTAPPVGASGLRADGPGAAHPGADHPGAAVPGEQRSGEQRPATVGRPAGPEPERPLDHRGLQAGRWAAAALAPNPQAPASAEPRTRAEPSAPAVSVPAPTAPAQAAPVPPAPPVDLTRRTPRGASALGRPAATTAPATAPATAPAPAPAPAPAAVEPEPGPIAVDTEQLAANPTDAELLTPARIRGVGQRPAAPVRPFPGRPWSAATAELRPAGRAEPAERSRSADGVRPGGAGVVDPQGAARRGAVGDENGSE, from the coding sequence ATGATCCAGATCACCGGACTGACCAAGGCGTACCAGCGGGGGCGTCCCCCCGCGGTGCTGGACCTGACCTTCGACGCCCGCCCCGGGATGGTCACCGCGCTGCTCGGCGACGAGGGCGCGGGCAAGTCGACCGCGCTCCGGCTGATGGTCGAACTGGAACGGGGCCACGGCCTCACCCTGTTCGACGGCCGGACGTACCGGCGGATCCGGCGCCCGGAGCGGGAGATCGGCGTCCTGCTGGCCGCGGGCCGCCCGGAGGCCGGGCACCCGGGGCAGCGGGCCCGGGCCCACCTGCGGATGCTGGCCGGTGCGATCGGCGTCCCCGCGCGCCGGGCCGACGACCTGCTGGAGCAGACCCGGCTCGCCGCCGTCGCCGACCACCGGATCGGCACCTTCTCGCCCGGCATGCACCGCCGCCTCGCACTGGCCGCCGCCCTGCTCGGAACCCCCTCGACGCTGCTGCTGGACGCCCCCACCGAGGGCCTGTCCCCGAGCAACGAGGAGTGGTTCGGCGCCTTCCTGCGTTCCTTCGCCCTCTCGGGCGGCACCGTGCTGACCACCACCCGCTCCCCGGCGGAGGCCGCCGCGCTCGCCGACCGGGTGGTCACCCTGGACGCGGGTCGGCTGGCCGCCGACCAGCCGGTGGTGGAGTTCCGCCGCACCAGGCTGCACCCCGAAGTGCTGGTCCGGGGGCCGCAGATGGCCCGCCTCGCGGACCTGCTGGTCGCCCAGGGCGGCCAGGTCCGGCGGGACGGCGGCGCCGGTCTCGCGGTGAGCGGCATCGACCGCACCGAGGTCGGCGAACTCGCCTACCGCAACGGCATCCTGCTGCACGAGCTGGCCGACCGGGTGGCGGAGCGGCCGGTCTCCTACCCCGCCGCCCTGCCCGGAAGTTCGGGCCGCTCCGGCCAGGTGTCGATCCGGACGCCCCGTCAGAACCCGCAGCCGCAAACGCAGTCGCAGTCCGGCCGCACCGCACCGCCCGTCGGCGCGTCCGGCCTCCGCGCGGACGGCCCCGGCGCGGCCCACCCCGGAGCCGACCACCCCGGCGCGGCCGTCCCCGGCGAGCAGCGTTCCGGCGAGCAGCGCCCCGCGACCGTCGGCCGCCCCGCCGGGCCGGAGCCCGAGCGCCCGCTCGACCACCGCGGCCTGCAGGCCGGCCGCTGGGCCGCCGCCGCCCTCGCACCGAACCCCCAGGCCCCGGCCTCGGCCGAGCCCCGCACCCGGGCGGAGCCGTCGGCCCCGGCGGTGTCCGTGCCCGCGCCGACCGCCCCCGCCCAAGCCGCACCGGTACCGCCGGCGCCCCCCGTCGACCTGACCCGGCGGACGCCCCGCGGCGCCTCCGCGCTCGGCCGACCGGCAGCGACAACGGCGCCAGCAACGGCACCGGCAACAGCACCGGCACCGGCACCGGCACCGGCACCGGCAGCGGTGGAGCCGGAGCCCGGCCCCATCGCGGTCGACACCGAGCAGTTGGCCGCCAACCCGACCGACGCGGAGCTGCTGACTCCCGCCCGGATCAGGGGAGTCGGCCAGCGGCCCGCCGCCCCCGTCCGGCCGTTCCCGGGGCGTCCCTGGTCGGCGGCGACCGCCGAACTGCGGCCCGCCGGGCGGGCCGAACCGGCGGAGCGGTCGCGGTCGGCGGACGGGGTCCGGCCGGGTGGTGCGGGCGTGGTGGATCCGCAAGGGGCGGCGCGACGCGGCGCCGTCGGCGACGAGAACGGGAGTGAGTGA